GTTCTTGGCCGCCGAGGACGAACCGTTCTTGCTGTCGTCGCTCTTGCCGTCCGAGCCACAGGCCGCCAGGCCGACGACCATTGCTGCGACGCCGACCGCCGCGATGAGCTGACGCTTCACGCCATCCTCCTGAGGGATGCCTGGGTTACCCCCGTCGGGCGGCTGCGGCAGACCCACACAAAGCGGGGGAAATGGCGCCGCGGACCCCTTCGAACGGGTGGGGGGATTCGTAGTGACCGGCCTAGTGGTGTAGACCAGATGCCTGGAGCTTGGCCTAGACCAATGGGCCTGTCAACGGCTGCTCGACCGATCTCGACCACCCGTTATCAAGCCGACACCGCACATCGTTCATCGCGTGATGAGGTATTCGTTCCGTAGCCATACATGCAACGATGTGACCCGTTAACGATGTGGCGGGGCTTGTGAAGGCCCCGCGAGAAGCGGGAGAACAGGTCCGATGAGCAGCGACGGGGGAACCACCGCCCAGGCCGACGACCCCGAGGTGAAGAACCTCCCGACGCAGACCGGCGCCGACCCGACCGCGCGCGTCCCCAAGTACTACGGCCTCAAGCGCCACCTGCTGCAGCTCACCGAGACCCAGCCCGCCGGCACCCCGGTCCCGCCCGAGCGCGCGCTGGCCGCCCAGTTCGACACCTCGCGCACCACCGTCCGTCAGGCCCTGCAGGAGCTGGTCGTCGAGGGCCGGCTGGAGCGCATCCAGGGCAAGGGCACCTTCGTCGCCAAGCCCAAGGTCGCCCAGGCCCTGCAGCTCACCTCCTACACCGAGGACATGCGGGCCCAGGGTCTGGAGCCCACCTCCCGGCTGATCGAGATCGGCTACATCACCGCCGACGACCGGCTCGCCCCGCTCCTCGACATCAAGCCGGGCGGCCGCGTGCTGCGGATCGAGCGGCTGCGCCTGGCCAACGGCGACCCGATGGCCATCGAGGTCGCCCACCTGTCCGCCAAGCGCTTCCCCGCCCTGCGCCGCAACCTGGCCAAGCACAACTCGCTGTACGCGGCGCTGCGCGAGGTGTACGGGGTCACCGTGGCCGAGGCCGAGGAGACCATCGAGACCACCCTGGCCGACCCGCGCGAGGCCGGCCTGCTCGGCTCCGACCTCGGCCTGCCGATGCTCCAGCTGTCCCGGCACTCCTTCGACGCCGAGGGCGACCCGGTCGAGTGGGTCCGCTCCATCTACCGGGGCGACCGCTACAAGTTCATCACCCGGCTGAAGCGCCCTGAGTAACCGGAGAGTTCGCACTCCCCCACCGCACCCCTGGGCACCGGCGCACGCGACCCGCGCGCCGGTGCCTTTTCGCGCCTCCGCCTCCGAAATCCGCCCGGTGGCGTCCGGATGACGGGAAGTTCCGTCATTTCCGGTGACATGGATCACCCCATGCTCTAGATTGCGCACCCATACTGACTGCCGATCACCGATGGTGCTGCTCGGCGGGCTCACGGGGGCGCGCCACGCCGCCGGGGCTGCGGCGCCGACGGGGAACCCTCCGGAGCGGAGCCGCAATGCCGTCTGATCCCGATGCCCTGGAAAATGTCATGCCCGAGCCACCGGGGACGCCCGTCCCGGCGGTGACGCCCGAGCGCGTGCTGGCCGCTCTCGCCCTGCTCGTGCCGATCGTCGCGATGCTCTGGGTGCCCTCGTACGACAAGACGGACCCGGCCGTGGGCGGGATGCCGTTCTTCTACTGGTACCAGCTGCTCTGGGTGCCGGCCTCGGCGGTCTTCACCGTCGCCGCCTACCTGTTGATCAACCGGGACGAGAAGGCCCGCAAGGCGGCCCGGAAGGGCGGTGCGCGATGAAGGACGTCAACGTGCCGGCCCTCGTGGTCTTCGTGCTGTTCTTCGCCCTGGTCACCGTGATGGGCTTCCTCGCCTCGCGCTGGCGCCGCGCCGGCGACGCGGCGCACCTGGACGAGTGGGGCCTGGGCGGGCGCAGCTTCGGGACCTGGGTGACCTGGTTCCTGCTCGGCGGCGACCTCTACACCGCGTACACCTTCGTCGCCGTCCCGGCGGCGGTGTACGCGAGCGGCGCGGCGGGCTTCTTCGCGGTGCCGTACACGATCATCGCCTACCCGCTGGTCTTCCTCTTCCTGCCCCGGCTCTGGTCGGTCTCCCGGGTGCACGGCTACGTGACCCCGGCCGACTTCGTGCGCGGCCGGTACGGCTCGCGGCCGCTGTCCCTGGTGGTGGCGCTGACCGGGATCCTGGCCACCATGCCGTACATCGCCCTGCAGCTCGTCGGCATCCAGGCGGTGCTGGACGTGCTGGGGCTCGGCGGCGGGGAGAACGCCAACTGGTTCGTCAAGGACCTGCCGCTGTTCATCGCCTTCGGCGTGCTGGCCGCCTACACCTACTCCTCCGGCCTGCGCGCCCCTGCGCTGATCGCCTTCGTCAAGGACGCCCTGGTCTACATCGTGATCATCGTCGCGGTGATCTACATCCCGATCCGTCTCGGCGGTTACGGGCACATCTTCGACTCGGCCGCCCAGCACTTCAAGGAGGCCAAGGCCGGATCGCTGACCCTCCCGGACAACAAGCAGTGGACGTACGCCACGCTCGGCCTCGGCTCGGCGATGGCGCTGTTCATGTACCCGCACTCGGTCACCGGTGTGCTGGCCTCCAAGTCCCGCAACACCGTGCGCCGCAACATGGCGATCATGCCCGCGTACTCGCTGATGCTGGGCCTGCTGGCCCTGCTCGGCTTCATGGCGGTGGCGGCGGGCATCGGCAACGGCGTCAAGGGCTACAACTCCCAGCTCTCGGTGCCGCAGCTGTTCGCGAGCATGTTCCCGGACTGGTTCACCGGCGTAGCCTTCGCCGCGATCGGGATCGGCGCGCTGGTGCCGGCCGCCATCATGTCCATCGCCGCGGCCAACCTCTTCACCCGCAACGTCTACAAGGAGTGGCTCAAGCCCGCCGCCACCCCCGCCGACGAGACCCGGATCGCCAAGCTGGTCTCGCTGCTGGTGAAGGTCGGCGCGCTGGTCTTCGTGCTCGGCATGGACAAGCAGGCCGCGATCAACCTCCAGCTGCTGGGCGGCCTGTGGATCCTGCAGACCTTCGTGGCGATCGTCGGCGGCCTGTTCACCCGCTGGTTCCACCACTGGGCGCTGTTCGCCGGCTGGGCGGCCGGCATGGTCTACGGAACCTGGACGGCGTACGGGATCTCCAGCAAGGCGACCAAGCACTTCGGCGGCAACGCGGCCGAGATCCCCGGCATCGGCGAGATCGGCTACATCGGCCTGACCGCCTTCGCGCTGAACCTGATCATCGCGGTGGCGCTCACCCTGGTGCTGCGGGCGGTCAAGGCGCCCGACCTCCCGGACGAGACCAAGCCCTCCGACTACAGCGCCGACGCCGGCGACGACGAGCCGGAGAACGCGCCGGAGCCCGTAGCGGCGCACTGATTCGCGCCGTACGCGCCCTGTGATCGCGCCGCCTTCTCCGTGAACACTGGAGGAGGCGGCGCGATCATATGTATGAACAGGCGTGCACGCCGGGCAGCACCAGACCGGACCGGCAACCGGCCGGAACCTGATCGACCACGGGGAGCTCGCGGCCATGGCAGAACTCGGCACCACCCTCAACGGCAAGCACCAGTCCACCCTGAACCCGCTCGGCGCCAACGGCTCGGCGGCGGCCACCAGGCTGCCCTCGCTGCTGATCGCGACCCGGCACGGCGAGTCCACCGCCAACGTCGAGTTCCAGCTCGCCGAGGCCACCGGCGCGCTCAGCGTCCCGATCAGCTGCCGCGACGCCGACATCCCGCTGTCGCGGCGCGGCCGCCGGCAGGCCCGGGCGCTCGGCCGCTGGTGGGCCGAACTGCCCGGTGTCGACCGCCCGCGCAGCGTCTGGTGCTCGCCGTACCTGCGCACCGCCGAGACCGCCAGAGTCGCGATCGCCCGGGCCGCCGGGCTCGGCGCCGTCCCCGCCTCGCTGCCCGTCCGCTACGACGAGCGGCTGCGCGACCGCGAGCTCGGCATCCTGGAGATGCTGCCCAGGGCCGCCATCGAGGCCAAGTACCCGGAGGAGGCGGCCCGGCGGCGCAAGATGGGCGAGCTCTACTACCGCCCGCCCGGCGGCGAGTCCTGGGCCGACGTCGCGCTGCGGGTGCGCAGCCTGCTGCGGGACGTCTGCGAGGAGGACGCCGGACGGCCCGTCCTGCTGGTCGCGCACGACTGCACGGTGCTCATGCTCCGCTACGCGCTGGACCGGCTCGACGAGGCGGAGCTCACCGCGCTCGGGCCGGTGCACAACTGTTCCACCAGCCTCTGGCGGACCCGGGACGGGCGGCTGCGCCCGGACGGCTGGAACGGCGTCGACCACCTGACGGCCGAAGTGGCCTGACGGTCCGCCACATGTGCGGCGCCGGTCAGCTCAGGCACCGGTCAGCTCAGGCACCGGTCCGCTCAGGCACCGGTCAGCTCAGGCCCGGGTCGGCGAAGCAGCGCCGGTACGCCAGCGGCGTGGTGCCCAGCCGCCGGCCGAAGTGGTGCCGCAGGGCGGCGGCGTTGCCGAAGCCGCAGCGGGCGGCGATCGCGTCCACCGACTCGGTGGTGGACTCCAGCAGCCGCTGGGCGAGCAGCACCCGCTGCCCGGTCAGCCAGCGGTGCGGGGTGGTGCCGGTCTCCTGCTGGAAGCGGCGGGCGAAGGTGCGCGGCGACATCAGCGCCCGGGCGGCCAGCTGCTCGACGGTGGCCTCCTCGTCCAGGTGGTGGCGCATCCAGTCGAGCAGCGGGGCCAGCGAGTCGCCCTCGGGCAGCGGCCGGTTCACGAACTGGGCCTGCCCGCCCTCCCGGTGCGGCGCGACCACCATCCGCCGGGCGATCTCCCGGGCCACCTCGGCGCCCTGGACCTTGCGGACCAGGTGCAGGCAGGCGTCGATGCCGGCCGCCGTCCCGGCCGAGGTGATCACCGGGTCGTCGTCGACGTACAGCACGTCCTGCTCGACCGTGGTCAGCGGGAAGCGCGCGGCCAGCTGCTCGCTGTGCCGCCAGTGGGTCGCCGAGCGGCGGCCGTCCAGCAGCCCGGCGGCGCCCAGGACGAAGGCGCCGCTGCAGATGGACAGCACCCGGCCGCCGGCCGCCACCACCCCGCGCAGCGCCGCCAGCAGCGGCTCGGGGTACTCGCGCCGGATCGCCGCCGCGGTGACCACCGCGAGGTCGGCCCCGGCCAGCCGCTCGGGGCCGTACGGGACGTCGACGGCGAAGCCGGCGTGGGTGGCGTGCGGGCCCGGACGGGCGCCGGCGATCGCGAAGTCGTAGCCGGGCAGCCCTTCGGCGGTGCGGTCGAGGCCGAACACCTCGCAGGCCACGCCCAGTTCGAAGGGGTGGATCTCCTCCAGCACCACCGCGACCACGTTCTTCAGCACGCCGTCCAGGATGCCCCGGGCGCCCGCTCCGGCGGAAGACGCCCGGTGGCAGGATTTCGAGGCAATCGGTCGTTCCTGCCGCTCGTGGGCGCCGGCCCGCCCGGCCAGAGTGGACGCCATGGACAGCGACATCCTTTCCGGAGCACTCGCCCTGGCCGGAGCCGTCGGCGGCTTCGGCCTGCTCGGCGTGCTGATCGGCCGCGAGGTCTCCCGCGGCCCGGCGGCCGGGCGCGACAACTACCACCGCCCGGGCGGCTACCCGGCCGACCCCGGCCGACCCGAGCGGCTGCACGGCACCGTGCCCGCCGCACCGGCCGCACCGGCCGCGCCCGCCGCACCCACCGCCCTCGCGGCCCGTTCGACCCCGGATCTTCCCGCCGCGCCCGGCTCCGGCACACTGGC
The genomic region above belongs to Streptomyces sp. 1331.2 and contains:
- a CDS encoding DUF3311 domain-containing protein produces the protein MPEPPGTPVPAVTPERVLAALALLVPIVAMLWVPSYDKTDPAVGGMPFFYWYQLLWVPASAVFTVAAYLLINRDEKARKAARKGGAR
- a CDS encoding histidine phosphatase family protein; the protein is MAELGTTLNGKHQSTLNPLGANGSAAATRLPSLLIATRHGESTANVEFQLAEATGALSVPISCRDADIPLSRRGRRQARALGRWWAELPGVDRPRSVWCSPYLRTAETARVAIARAAGLGAVPASLPVRYDERLRDRELGILEMLPRAAIEAKYPEEAARRRKMGELYYRPPGGESWADVALRVRSLLRDVCEEDAGRPVLLVAHDCTVLMLRYALDRLDEAELTALGPVHNCSTSLWRTRDGRLRPDGWNGVDHLTAEVA
- the mctP gene encoding monocarboxylate uptake permease MctP, whose translation is MKDVNVPALVVFVLFFALVTVMGFLASRWRRAGDAAHLDEWGLGGRSFGTWVTWFLLGGDLYTAYTFVAVPAAVYASGAAGFFAVPYTIIAYPLVFLFLPRLWSVSRVHGYVTPADFVRGRYGSRPLSLVVALTGILATMPYIALQLVGIQAVLDVLGLGGGENANWFVKDLPLFIAFGVLAAYTYSSGLRAPALIAFVKDALVYIVIIVAVIYIPIRLGGYGHIFDSAAQHFKEAKAGSLTLPDNKQWTYATLGLGSAMALFMYPHSVTGVLASKSRNTVRRNMAIMPAYSLMLGLLALLGFMAVAAGIGNGVKGYNSQLSVPQLFASMFPDWFTGVAFAAIGIGALVPAAIMSIAAANLFTRNVYKEWLKPAATPADETRIAKLVSLLVKVGALVFVLGMDKQAAINLQLLGGLWILQTFVAIVGGLFTRWFHHWALFAGWAAGMVYGTWTAYGISSKATKHFGGNAAEIPGIGEIGYIGLTAFALNLIIAVALTLVLRAVKAPDLPDETKPSDYSADAGDDEPENAPEPVAAH
- a CDS encoding helix-turn-helix domain-containing protein; translated protein: MLKNVVAVVLEEIHPFELGVACEVFGLDRTAEGLPGYDFAIAGARPGPHATHAGFAVDVPYGPERLAGADLAVVTAAAIRREYPEPLLAALRGVVAAGGRVLSICSGAFVLGAAGLLDGRRSATHWRHSEQLAARFPLTTVEQDVLYVDDDPVITSAGTAAGIDACLHLVRKVQGAEVAREIARRMVVAPHREGGQAQFVNRPLPEGDSLAPLLDWMRHHLDEEATVEQLAARALMSPRTFARRFQQETGTTPHRWLTGQRVLLAQRLLESTTESVDAIAARCGFGNAAALRHHFGRRLGTTPLAYRRCFADPGLS
- a CDS encoding GntR family transcriptional regulator, which produces MSSDGGTTAQADDPEVKNLPTQTGADPTARVPKYYGLKRHLLQLTETQPAGTPVPPERALAAQFDTSRTTVRQALQELVVEGRLERIQGKGTFVAKPKVAQALQLTSYTEDMRAQGLEPTSRLIEIGYITADDRLAPLLDIKPGGRVLRIERLRLANGDPMAIEVAHLSAKRFPALRRNLAKHNSLYAALREVYGVTVAEAEETIETTLADPREAGLLGSDLGLPMLQLSRHSFDAEGDPVEWVRSIYRGDRYKFITRLKRPE